One Arcobacter sp. F2176 genomic region harbors:
- a CDS encoding energy-coupling factor ABC transporter permease, whose translation MHIESGVVQGAKILLSYGTAAVSFGIAIKMALNSIKNSGIIPFIVKTIISTILVFMFFEVLPHHPVGVSEVHLILGSTLFLIFGASSAAFGLALGLLIQGVFFAPFDLPQYGMNVTTILMPLFAMGYLAKRVIPQNIAYKDIAYKDTLKLSLAYQGGIVTWVAFWALYGQGFGIENLSAVATFGISYMSVVILEPLIDLAVLAGAKTLGKLENSSFVEKRLYKAVALKNEEI comes from the coding sequence ATGCATATAGAATCAGGTGTAGTGCAAGGTGCAAAAATCTTATTGAGTTATGGAACAGCTGCTGTTTCATTTGGAATTGCTATCAAAATGGCATTAAATAGTATAAAAAATAGTGGGATAATTCCATTTATTGTTAAAACTATAATTTCTACAATTTTAGTTTTTATGTTCTTTGAGGTACTTCCCCATCATCCAGTAGGTGTTTCAGAAGTTCATCTAATCTTAGGTTCAACTCTATTTTTGATATTTGGTGCTAGTTCAGCTGCTTTTGGTTTGGCTTTAGGTCTTTTGATTCAAGGAGTATTTTTCGCACCATTTGACTTACCACAATACGGTATGAATGTAACAACTATTCTTATGCCTTTATTTGCAATGGGTTATTTAGCAAAAAGAGTTATTCCTCAAAATATTGCATACAAAGATATTGCTTATAAAGATACTTTAAAATTATCACTTGCCTACCAAGGTGGAATTGTAACTTGGGTTGCTTTTTGGGCACTTTACGGGCAAGGCTTTGGAATAGAAAATTTAAGCGCTGTTGCTACTTTTGGAATCTCATATATGAGTGTTGTAATCTTAGAACCACTTATTGATTTAGCTGTACTTGCAGGTGCAAAAACACTTGGAAAATTAGAAAACAGTTCTTTTGTAGAAAAAAGACTTTATAAAGCAGTTGCACTGAAAAATGAAGAGATATAG
- a CDS encoding methyl-accepting chemotaxis protein: MFSKISIKMKLIISTLISIIGLVFFVVFFYFASIKIEKLDENKIMIEVLKSDMLMLRRDEKDFIIRKEISYVDKFNKNITTINSHIMTLENNLFEDNFDINYVKDFKKVIIDYQEKFSSFVKAQVEIGLNEKIGLYGSLRTSVHNVQESAKKANNYELLSIIYDLRKQEKDFMLRHNLKYVNNFKEKIDKLLTKDFITENISADLKNYKNDFLALVKAEELIGLNSKEGIKGEMRKTIHQTDLILEKLSTYVSTEVKSKIKALEKLLIIIGVVFLIIIAFLSMITIKSIIKNIETFKDGLFNFFKYLSREADSVIPLKVDSKDEIGEMAEVVNSQIKLIEEEIEEDRQLINNSINTLKSYEEGDFTPKINQKSSNPALNELTSIMNNMSINLEKNIDDILEVMSDYSNSNYKTKISIDKKKAHLEKLARGVNSLGGSISELLKKSLEIGLTLGDSSNTLISNVHTLNNSSTSAAASLEETAAALEEITSTIISNAQNIVEMNSFANNLTDSAKLGQSQASNTAKAMEEITNQVTLINESITIIDQIAFQTNILSLNAAVEAATAGEAGKGFAVVAQEVRNLASRSAEAAKEIKSLVENATAKTNEGKGISANMIEGYNSLLENIENATKKINDISISSKEQEIGIKQINDAINQLDQQTQQNASIAAKTNTIAIETDSLAKEIINDAQNKEFEGKENTKLRKHFTNKDIED, from the coding sequence ATGTTTAGTAAAATAAGTATAAAAATGAAACTTATAATTTCTACTCTAATTAGTATAATTGGATTAGTTTTTTTTGTTGTATTTTTTTATTTTGCATCTATAAAAATAGAAAAACTAGATGAAAATAAAATCATGATTGAAGTATTAAAATCTGATATGCTCATGCTTAGAAGAGATGAAAAAGACTTTATTATTCGTAAAGAAATAAGTTATGTAGATAAATTTAATAAAAATATAACTACAATAAATTCACACATTATGACATTAGAGAATAATCTATTTGAAGATAATTTTGATATAAATTATGTGAAAGATTTTAAAAAAGTCATAATTGACTACCAAGAAAAGTTTTCAAGCTTTGTAAAAGCACAAGTTGAAATTGGACTGAATGAAAAGATAGGTTTATATGGAAGCTTGCGTACTAGTGTTCACAATGTACAAGAAAGTGCTAAAAAAGCTAATAATTATGAGCTTTTATCTATCATATATGATTTAAGAAAACAAGAAAAAGATTTTATGCTTAGACATAATTTAAAATATGTTAATAACTTTAAAGAAAAGATTGATAAATTACTTACTAAAGATTTTATTACTGAAAATATTTCTGCTGATTTAAAAAATTACAAAAATGATTTTTTAGCTCTAGTTAAAGCAGAAGAATTAATAGGATTAAATAGTAAAGAAGGAATCAAAGGTGAAATGAGAAAAACAATTCATCAAACAGATCTCATATTGGAGAAATTATCTACTTATGTAAGTACTGAAGTAAAATCAAAAATAAAAGCTTTAGAAAAACTCTTAATTATAATTGGTGTTGTTTTTTTAATCATAATTGCATTTTTATCTATGATAACTATAAAATCTATTATAAAAAACATTGAAACTTTCAAAGATGGGTTATTTAACTTTTTTAAATACTTAAGTAGAGAAGCAGATTCAGTTATTCCTTTAAAAGTTGATTCAAAAGATGAAATTGGTGAAATGGCAGAAGTTGTAAATAGTCAAATCAAACTAATTGAAGAAGAAATTGAGGAAGATAGGCAACTTATTAATAATTCGATAAATACATTAAAAAGTTATGAAGAAGGAGATTTTACTCCAAAAATTAATCAGAAATCATCAAACCCAGCATTAAATGAACTTACTTCAATAATGAATAATATGAGTATAAATTTGGAGAAAAATATTGATGATATTTTGGAAGTAATGTCTGATTATTCTAACTCTAACTATAAAACAAAAATTTCAATAGATAAGAAAAAGGCTCATCTAGAAAAACTTGCTAGGGGAGTAAATAGCTTAGGAGGTAGTATCTCTGAACTTCTTAAAAAATCTTTAGAAATTGGTTTAACATTAGGAGATTCTTCAAATACTTTAATATCTAATGTTCACACATTAAATAATTCATCTACATCAGCTGCTGCCTCTTTAGAAGAGACGGCTGCTGCTTTAGAAGAGATAACAAGCACAATTATAAGCAATGCTCAGAATATTGTAGAAATGAACAGTTTTGCTAATAATTTAACTGATTCTGCAAAATTAGGTCAATCTCAAGCCTCAAATACAGCCAAAGCAATGGAAGAAATTACAAATCAAGTTACATTGATAAATGAATCAATTACAATCATTGATCAAATAGCTTTCCAAACAAATATTTTATCACTAAATGCAGCAGTAGAAGCAGCAACAGCAGGAGAAGCTGGAAAAGGTTTCGCCGTTGTTGCACAAGAAGTTAGAAATTTGGCCTCAAGAAGTGCTGAAGCTGCAAAAGAGATAAAATCTTTAGTAGAAAATGCTACAGCTAAAACAAATGAAGGTAAAGGCATTAGTGCAAATATGATTGAAGGATATAATTCATTATTAGAAAATATTGAAAATGCTACAAAAAAAATCAATGATATTTCAATATCAAGTAAAGAACAAGAAATTGGTATCAAACAAATTAATGATGCTATAAATCAGCTTGACCAACAAACACAACAAAATGCTTCTATCGCAGCAAAAACAAATACTATTGCAATAGAAACTGATTCTTTAGCTAAAGAGATTATAAATGATGCACAAAATAAAGAATTCGAAGGAAAAGAAAATACCAAACTAAGAAAACATTTTACTAATAAAGATATAGAAGATTGA
- a CDS encoding methylated-DNA--[protein]-cysteine S-methyltransferase, with product MNKLEEKSKYYEDIKKAIEYFDENYSEQPNLDDVAKYIGMSKHHFSRIFKEYVGVTPMQFLQATTFSYAKEKLIHSKSILDTSIDLGLSSSSRLHELFVNFIGITPNEYKKMGENLEITYGFGFSTFGKTMLASTKKGICSLEFYDDSYDEVLNRLKSSWKSANFIQDDKRVQEILDKIFINNEKTDIFIKGTNFQINVWKALLNIPKGKVLNYSDVANLLGKPKAVRAVASAIGANHIGFLIPCHRVISKSATMAGYRWGIKRKRVILVYEELEG from the coding sequence ATGAATAAATTAGAAGAAAAAAGCAAATATTACGAAGACATTAAAAAAGCCATTGAATACTTTGATGAAAATTACTCTGAGCAACCAAATTTAGATGATGTTGCTAAATATATAGGAATGAGTAAACATCATTTTTCAAGAATTTTTAAAGAGTATGTGGGTGTAACTCCTATGCAGTTTTTACAAGCAACTACTTTTTCTTATGCAAAAGAGAAACTTATTCATTCTAAATCTATACTTGATACTTCTATTGATTTGGGATTATCAAGTTCTAGCAGACTACATGAACTTTTTGTTAATTTTATAGGAATAACACCAAATGAATATAAAAAAATGGGAGAAAATCTTGAAATAACTTATGGTTTTGGATTCTCAACTTTTGGTAAAACTATGCTTGCAAGTACTAAAAAAGGTATATGTTCTTTGGAATTTTATGATGATAGTTATGATGAGGTTTTAAATAGACTCAAATCATCTTGGAAGAGTGCAAATTTTATCCAAGATGATAAAAGAGTACAAGAGATATTAGACAAAATTTTTATTAATAATGAAAAAACAGATATTTTTATAAAAGGAACAAATTTCCAAATAAATGTTTGGAAAGCACTATTAAATATTCCAAAAGGAAAAGTTTTAAATTATTCAGATGTAGCAAATTTACTTGGTAAACCAAAAGCAGTAAGAGCAGTAGCAAGTGCAATTGGAGCAAATCATATAGGCTTTTTAATACCTTGCCATAGAGTCATTTCAAAAAGTGCAACAATGGCTGGATATAGATGGGGAATAAAAAGAAAAAGAGTTATCTTAGTTTATGAAGAATTAGAAGGTTAA
- a CDS encoding redoxin domain-containing protein, with product MKDKIKKYLKEGIIIVLMLIIAMNGISYYKSLDLNKDRLDINTFTLLDGKTYDIPKDKPLLIHFWASWCPICKIEAANIEKISKKYEVITIAVQSGSKEEIQKYLKQNNLTFKVVNDEAGLYSQKFNIKGFPTTFIYDKDKKLRFSEVGYTSTVGLYTRMLLSK from the coding sequence ATGAAAGACAAAATAAAAAAGTATCTTAAAGAGGGTATTATAATTGTATTGATGTTGATAATAGCTATGAATGGGATTAGTTATTATAAATCGCTTGATTTAAACAAAGATAGACTAGATATAAATACCTTCACTCTTCTTGATGGCAAAACTTATGATATACCTAAAGATAAGCCCCTACTTATTCATTTTTGGGCCTCATGGTGTCCTATTTGTAAAATAGAAGCTGCAAATATTGAAAAAATCTCTAAAAAGTATGAAGTAATAACCATAGCCGTTCAATCTGGAAGTAAAGAAGAGATACAAAAGTATTTAAAGCAGAATAATCTTACTTTTAAAGTTGTAAATGATGAAGCAGGATTATATTCTCAAAAGTTTAATATCAAAGGTTTCCCTACAACATTTATATATGACAAAGATAAAAAACTAAGATTTAGTGAAGTAGGGTACACAAGTACTGTTGGTCTTTATACAAGAATGTTATTGAGTAAATAA
- a CDS encoding helix-turn-helix transcriptional regulator, with protein sequence MSIILQRKEYLEKVEKIYPLDTPQKKSANFNNKIFKKTSFYHYRMGLGISYLFFNSSFEKNITMESKHEANDISFITFNQSIHPIKLQDFSKKNDYIFKPKHYTIGKINENFQSYNTYSSNKEYCTHYIFFENKIFQDLLKEDLTQKSLYEVDGFKIMEEMITNEKQKLILNELPTLFSLEGKLQELYLESKIIDLIYITLNDIKNLSLKESFELNSKDIECLYKAKEILTKNISNPPSLKMLAHQSAINEFKLKKGFKKLFGNTVFGFLQEYRLNEAKKILLNNEININEVSSLVGYKNVSHFSKIFKEYFGVNPIQIKKNQKKVYI encoded by the coding sequence ATGTCAATAATTTTACAAAGAAAAGAATATTTAGAAAAAGTTGAAAAAATATATCCTTTAGACACTCCACAAAAAAAGAGTGCCAACTTTAATAACAAAATTTTTAAAAAAACATCTTTTTATCATTATAGAATGGGATTAGGAATTTCATATTTATTCTTTAATTCTAGTTTTGAGAAAAACATTACTATGGAATCAAAACATGAAGCTAATGACATTTCATTTATAACATTTAATCAATCTATACACCCTATAAAACTGCAAGATTTTAGTAAAAAGAATGACTACATCTTCAAACCTAAACATTACACAATAGGAAAAATAAATGAAAACTTTCAATCTTATAATACCTATTCAAGTAATAAAGAATATTGTACACATTATATTTTTTTTGAAAATAAAATATTTCAAGATTTGTTAAAAGAAGATTTAACTCAAAAGTCATTGTATGAAGTAGATGGCTTTAAAATCATGGAAGAGATGATAACCAATGAAAAACAAAAATTAATTTTAAATGAATTGCCAACATTATTCTCCCTTGAAGGCAAACTCCAAGAGTTATATTTAGAATCAAAAATTATAGATTTAATTTATATAACATTAAATGATATAAAAAATTTATCTTTAAAAGAGAGTTTTGAACTCAATTCAAAAGATATTGAATGCTTGTATAAAGCAAAAGAAATTTTAACAAAAAATATTTCAAATCCTCCATCTTTAAAAATGTTAGCACATCAATCTGCAATCAATGAATTTAAACTTAAAAAAGGATTTAAGAAACTTTTTGGCAATACTGTTTTTGGATTTTTACAAGAATATAGACTAAATGAAGCTAAAAAGATACTTCTAAATAATGAAATAAATATTAATGAAGTTTCTTCATTGGTTGGATATAAAAATGTTAGTCATTTTAGTAAAATATTTAAAGAATATTTTGGTGTAAACCCCATTCAAATTAAAAAAAACCAGAAAAAAGTTTATATTTAA
- a CDS encoding AMP-binding protein codes for MKNLGQVLEYYALKYPEKVAIRFLARGEDETDSITYLQLKQQSHAIATQLLTQYKRGDTALLIFDASIDVIVAFWGCVYAGIIAVPIPIPNGNKGMDNVAHIVEDAEISLIISHTSVESRLSKKFKENIQLKRLNWLIVNKKNFKENIFLDKEVFSSNQLLLLQYTSGSTNKPKGVKVSHQNMIAHQEGLKEAFYSDEKSVVVSWLPYYHDMGLIGKIIHATFCGATLILMPPIAFVQNPFRWLQAISKYQGTNSAAPNFAYEDCLRNITNEQLSQLNLSSWKVAWNAAEPIHANTVVNFCNRFSQCGFNPQSLTTAYGMAESTLAISVADIKSKLKLLAIDENEFKQGNIKVIKELFIDSNLEEISQYKKVVVDCGNCISNHQIKIVDPKNRLLCSDYKIGEVWFSGKSVANGYWKKETLSQSTFFATIQNSNNSETYLRTEDMGFMDKNKNLFIVGRHKDMIIIHGENYAPQDLEFSIFNSHEAFVESGCSAFSVMSQGKEKVVIVQEIKRTQRKKVDFEKLLSHVKNILSQEYQLQLFALVFIHQANLPKTTSGKVQRKLCKHLFINEEFSPLYSWVPQQLDEQQLLNEKVSEQNLHIESSSNQLSYEKLIHWLEEWIQKTIPAIDSFEKSSNFSSYGMDSKTTALMAYDLESYIGYELDPTLCWNYPNPDTLINHLIDEIKTNQLIPLKGNLK; via the coding sequence ATGAAAAACTTAGGACAAGTATTAGAATATTATGCTTTAAAATATCCAGAAAAAGTAGCTATACGTTTTTTAGCAAGAGGAGAAGATGAAACAGACTCTATAACTTATTTACAATTAAAACAACAATCTCATGCAATAGCAACTCAATTGTTAACCCAGTATAAAAGAGGAGATACCGCCCTACTTATTTTTGATGCAAGTATTGATGTTATTGTTGCATTTTGGGGATGTGTTTATGCTGGAATTATTGCAGTCCCAATTCCTATTCCAAATGGAAATAAAGGAATGGATAATGTAGCACATATAGTAGAAGATGCAGAAATTAGTTTAATTATTAGTCATACTTCGGTTGAAAGTCGTTTAAGTAAGAAATTTAAAGAAAATATCCAATTGAAAAGACTAAATTGGCTGATTGTTAATAAGAAAAATTTTAAAGAAAATATATTTTTAGATAAGGAAGTTTTTTCATCTAATCAATTATTACTATTACAATACACTTCAGGTTCTACAAATAAGCCAAAAGGAGTAAAAGTATCTCATCAAAATATGATAGCACACCAAGAAGGATTAAAAGAAGCATTTTATAGTGATGAAAAGTCTGTTGTGGTTAGTTGGTTACCATATTACCATGATATGGGATTAATTGGGAAAATAATACATGCAACTTTTTGTGGTGCAACCCTTATTTTAATGCCACCAATTGCATTTGTACAAAATCCATTTCGTTGGTTACAAGCAATTAGTAAATATCAGGGAACTAATAGTGCTGCTCCAAATTTTGCCTATGAGGATTGTTTACGAAATATAACAAATGAACAATTAAGCCAATTAAATCTAAGTTCTTGGAAAGTTGCATGGAATGCTGCTGAACCAATACATGCAAATACAGTTGTAAATTTTTGCAATAGGTTTTCACAATGTGGATTTAATCCTCAATCATTGACAACAGCTTATGGAATGGCTGAATCTACCTTAGCAATTTCAGTTGCGGATATAAAATCAAAACTAAAACTATTAGCAATAGATGAAAATGAATTTAAACAAGGAAATATCAAAGTTATTAAAGAACTCTTTATTGATAGCAACCTAGAAGAAATCTCCCAATATAAAAAAGTAGTAGTAGATTGTGGAAATTGTATTTCAAACCATCAAATAAAAATAGTAGATCCAAAAAACAGATTGTTATGCTCCGATTATAAAATTGGAGAAGTATGGTTTAGTGGCAAAAGTGTAGCAAATGGATATTGGAAAAAAGAAACATTAAGCCAAAGTACTTTTTTTGCAACTATTCAAAATAGTAATAATTCTGAAACTTATTTACGTACAGAAGATATGGGTTTTATGGACAAAAACAAAAATCTTTTTATAGTGGGACGGCATAAAGATATGATAATCATTCATGGAGAAAATTATGCACCTCAAGATTTAGAGTTTAGTATTTTTAACTCTCATGAAGCTTTTGTAGAAAGTGGTTGTTCTGCATTTTCAGTAATGTCTCAGGGGAAAGAGAAAGTAGTTATAGTCCAAGAAATTAAACGTACACAAAGAAAAAAAGTTGATTTTGAAAAATTATTATCACATGTTAAAAATATACTTTCACAAGAGTATCAATTACAGTTATTTGCTTTAGTTTTCATCCATCAAGCAAACCTTCCTAAAACCACAAGTGGAAAAGTCCAACGTAAATTATGTAAGCACTTATTTATTAATGAAGAGTTTTCTCCTTTATATTCTTGGGTTCCACAACAATTAGATGAACAGCAACTATTAAATGAAAAAGTATCTGAACAAAATCTTCACATTGAATCTTCATCAAATCAATTGTCTTATGAGAAACTAATACATTGGTTAGAAGAATGGATTCAAAAAACTATCCCTGCAATAGATAGTTTTGAGAAATCTAGTAACTTTTCTAGTTATGGTATGGATTCAAAAACTACTGCACTAATGGCTTATGATTTAGAAAGTTATATTGGATATGAGCTTGATCCAACATTATGTTGGAACTACCCAAATCCTGATACTTTAATAAATCATCTTATAGATGAAATAAAAACTAATCAACTTATCCCTTTAAAAGGTAATCTAAAATGA